One Lysinibacillus fusiformis genomic window carries:
- the mgsA gene encoding methylglyoxal synthase — protein sequence MKIALIAHDRKKDNLVQFAIAYKDILLEHTLYATGTTGLRVIEATGLEISRFRSGPLGGDQQIGAMIANNEMDMVIFFRDPLTAQPHEPDVSALIRLCDVYQVPLATNMGTAEILLKGLQEGFVDWRLIQERRD from the coding sequence ATGAAAATCGCACTAATCGCACATGATCGTAAAAAAGATAATTTAGTACAGTTTGCTATTGCTTATAAAGATATTTTACTGGAGCACACGCTATATGCTACAGGTACAACAGGGCTACGTGTCATCGAAGCCACAGGTTTAGAGATCTCACGTTTTCGTTCAGGTCCACTTGGGGGGGACCAACAAATTGGCGCAATGATTGCCAATAATGAGATGGACATGGTTATTTTCTTCCGTGATCCATTAACAGCACAACCACATGAGCCAGATGTTTCTGCACTTATTCGTCTTTGTGATGTTTACCAAGTGCCACTGGCAACAAATATGGGTACTGCGGAAATATTACTAAAAGGCCTGCAAGAAGGTTTTGTGGATTGGAGACTGATTCAAGAAAGAAGAGACTAA
- the aroA gene encoding 3-phosphoshikimate 1-carboxyvinyltransferase, whose translation MSEKVLQYHKPSLKGTLTIPGDKSVSHRSVMFGSIATGTTTVDGFLLGEDCLSTIDCFRKLGVKIDVEGTNVTIDSAGMDAWQEPTEVLYTGNSGTTTRLMLGILAGSNVHTVMTGDASIGKRPMRRVIDPLRQMGAHITGRADGQFTPLAIQGTKLQAIDYKMPVASAQVKSAILLAGLRAEGTTVVRETEISRDHTERMLRQFGAQVDVTDGVVSFKGGQTLTGTHVSVPGDISSAAFFLVAGAICQDSRIVLENVGVNPTRDGIVEVLQNMGASMTVAQHEDGQAEPTATITIETSTLRGTTIEGDIIPRLIDEIPILALLATQAHGKTIIKDAEELKVKETDRITAVVDELKKLGATIEATEDGMIIEGPTPLHGASLKTYGDHRIGMMGAVAALMTDGVVTLDDAQCIAVSYPAFFEHVEAVKL comes from the coding sequence ATGAGTGAAAAAGTATTACAGTATCATAAACCATCCTTAAAAGGGACATTAACAATACCTGGTGATAAATCAGTGTCACACCGCTCAGTGATGTTTGGCTCGATTGCGACTGGCACAACGACGGTCGATGGCTTTTTACTGGGTGAGGATTGTTTAAGTACAATTGATTGCTTCCGCAAGCTTGGCGTGAAAATTGATGTAGAAGGAACGAATGTGACGATTGACAGTGCTGGTATGGATGCGTGGCAGGAGCCGACTGAAGTATTATATACAGGAAACTCTGGGACAACGACTCGCTTAATGCTTGGTATTCTAGCTGGTTCTAATGTACATACAGTGATGACAGGGGACGCATCGATTGGCAAGCGGCCTATGCGTCGTGTAATTGACCCCCTACGTCAAATGGGTGCACACATTACTGGCCGTGCAGATGGACAATTTACGCCACTAGCGATTCAAGGTACGAAGTTGCAAGCTATTGACTATAAAATGCCCGTTGCAAGTGCGCAAGTGAAGTCAGCTATTTTACTAGCAGGTTTACGAGCAGAAGGGACAACTGTTGTTCGTGAAACGGAAATATCGCGAGACCATACCGAGCGTATGTTACGTCAATTTGGCGCACAGGTAGATGTGACAGATGGTGTTGTGTCGTTTAAGGGGGGGCAAACGCTTACAGGTACTCATGTTTCTGTGCCAGGGGATATATCTTCAGCGGCCTTTTTCTTAGTAGCCGGTGCTATTTGTCAAGATAGTCGTATTGTGTTAGAAAATGTTGGCGTCAATCCAACACGTGACGGTATCGTTGAGGTTCTCCAAAATATGGGGGCTTCCATGACAGTAGCGCAACATGAAGACGGTCAAGCAGAGCCAACAGCTACGATTACGATTGAAACGTCTACGTTGAGGGGGACTACGATTGAGGGTGACATTATTCCCCGACTGATCGATGAAATACCTATACTGGCGTTATTAGCGACACAGGCGCATGGTAAAACGATTATTAAGGATGCCGAGGAACTAAAAGTAAAAGAAACAGATCGTATTACAGCTGTCGTAGATGAACTGAAAAAATTAGGGGCTACTATTGAAGCGACAGAGGACGGCATGATTATCGAGGGGCCAACACCATTACACGGTGCAAGCCTAAAAACCTACGGCGACCACCGCATCGGCATGATGGGGGCTGTCGCAGCGTTAATGACCGATGGAGTCGTGACTTTAGATGATGCACAATGTATAGCGGTTTCTTACCCGGCGTTTTTCGAGCATGTTGAGGCTGTGAAGCTATAA
- a CDS encoding lipoprotein heptaprenylglyceryl N-acetyltransferase LhaT: MQITRANIWYLLTHKSFLILLLIINLLGTIYGYYWYGWQLAITEPIFYIFVPDSPTASLFFCFVLAAWIVGKSWPLMEVLALVTLVKYGLWADVMNIWTLVETGSIEWQGWMLVGSHFAMAVQAVLYIGKYVFTYWHIAVAAVWTLHNDVIDYVFGQMPMYRDLAKYTNYIGYFTFWLSIACIFLAIFSIRWRKYLPN; encoded by the coding sequence ATGCAAATTACACGTGCAAACATCTGGTATCTCCTTACGCATAAATCATTTTTAATATTATTACTAATCATTAATCTATTAGGAACAATTTATGGCTATTATTGGTATGGTTGGCAACTTGCCATAACAGAGCCTATTTTTTATATTTTTGTACCGGATAGTCCGACTGCCAGCTTGTTTTTTTGCTTTGTACTAGCGGCATGGATTGTCGGTAAAAGTTGGCCGCTCATGGAAGTATTAGCGCTCGTAACTTTGGTGAAATACGGCTTATGGGCAGATGTCATGAACATTTGGACGTTGGTTGAAACAGGTTCTATCGAATGGCAGGGCTGGATGCTTGTCGGTTCGCATTTTGCAATGGCTGTGCAAGCCGTACTTTACATTGGCAAGTATGTCTTTACATATTGGCATATTGCTGTAGCAGCAGTGTGGACTTTGCATAATGATGTCATTGATTATGTCTTTGGGCAAATGCCGATGTATCGAGATTTAGCAAAATATACAAACTATATTGGATATTTTACATTTTGGTTATCGATAGCCTGTATTTTTCTTGCCATTTTCTCAATTAGGTGGCGCAAATATTTGCCGAATTAG
- the dapB gene encoding 4-hydroxy-tetrahydrodipicolinate reductase, whose translation MSIRVAIAGPRGKMGAEAVHTVMKHDKMELVAVLDYKEVGATLADLPMFPASYTVPIFTDMHELVEVTAPDVLVDLTNPHAVYKHTKEALNLSVRPVIGTTGFTDAQLEELSALAKEKELGCIIAPNFAIGAILMMKFAKEAAKYLPDVEIIEMHHDQKLDAPSGTGVKTAQMIQEVRAQKAQGHPEEKETLEGARGADFDGMRIHSVRLPGLVAHQQVLFGGDGQLLTIRHDSLNRNSFMSGVAFCVEEVMKMDQLVYGLENII comes from the coding sequence ATGTCGATTCGTGTAGCAATTGCAGGGCCAAGAGGAAAAATGGGAGCAGAAGCTGTACATACAGTCATGAAACATGACAAAATGGAATTAGTAGCTGTACTAGATTATAAAGAAGTAGGCGCAACATTAGCAGATTTACCTATGTTCCCAGCAAGTTATACAGTACCAATATTTACAGATATGCATGAACTTGTAGAAGTGACTGCACCAGACGTATTAGTGGACTTAACGAATCCACATGCGGTATATAAGCATACAAAAGAGGCATTGAATTTAAGTGTACGTCCTGTTATCGGTACAACAGGCTTTACAGATGCGCAACTAGAGGAATTATCAGCACTTGCCAAGGAAAAAGAGTTAGGCTGCATTATTGCACCTAACTTTGCGATTGGTGCCATCCTGATGATGAAATTTGCCAAGGAAGCGGCAAAATACTTACCTGATGTAGAAATTATTGAAATGCATCACGATCAAAAACTTGATGCCCCAAGTGGTACTGGTGTTAAAACAGCACAAATGATTCAAGAGGTGCGAGCACAAAAAGCACAAGGTCATCCAGAGGAAAAGGAAACGCTTGAAGGTGCTCGAGGCGCTGATTTTGATGGCATGCGTATCCATTCCGTTCGTTTACCAGGCTTAGTGGCACATCAGCAAGTATTATTTGGTGGTGACGGACAGTTACTAACCATTCGTCATGACTCGTTAAATCGTAATTCCTTTATGTCAGGCGTCGCATTTTGCGTAGAAGAAGTCATGAAAATGGATCAGCTTGTTTATGGTTTGGAAAACATCATCTAA
- the bshA gene encoding N-acetyl-alpha-D-glucosaminyl L-malate synthase BshA codes for MRKLKIGITCYPTVGGSGVIATELGKMLAERGHEIHFITSSVPFRLNKIYPTVFFHEVEVNNYSVFQYSPYDIALASKMADVIKDEGLDVLHVHYAIPHAVCAVLAREMSGQNIGIVTTLHGTDISVLGQDSTLSQAIRYGIDKSDVVTAVSEALKEQTYELIDTVKPIDTIYNFVDEREYRPLDPGNLKEQFGIQADEKVIIHVSNFRKIKNLPHIVDAFMKIRVNMKAKLLLVGDGPEKHRIMDQVKESPYVKDVLFLGKQENLAELYSISDLKLLLSQQESFGLVLLEAMACGVPCIGSAVGGIPEVIDHGVDGYLVELGDTDAVAEYAVNLLTDEEKLQSFREAAMRAVNEKFHSSKIVEQYEKLYEKVAEKNHAKQ; via the coding sequence ATGAGAAAGCTTAAAATCGGCATTACCTGTTATCCAACAGTTGGAGGCTCTGGTGTTATCGCAACAGAATTAGGAAAAATGCTAGCAGAGAGAGGACACGAAATTCATTTCATCACCTCGAGCGTACCATTTCGATTGAATAAAATTTATCCAACCGTCTTTTTCCATGAAGTAGAAGTCAACAATTATTCCGTTTTTCAGTATTCGCCATATGATATTGCATTAGCGAGTAAAATGGCGGACGTGATTAAAGATGAAGGGCTAGATGTGCTGCATGTGCATTATGCAATACCACATGCAGTTTGTGCGGTGCTAGCACGTGAAATGAGTGGGCAAAATATCGGCATCGTGACAACATTGCACGGAACAGATATTTCGGTACTTGGGCAGGATTCAACACTTTCCCAGGCCATCCGATACGGTATCGATAAGTCAGATGTAGTAACAGCAGTATCAGAGGCACTAAAAGAACAAACATACGAACTCATTGATACTGTGAAGCCAATTGACACAATTTACAACTTCGTTGATGAGCGTGAATATCGTCCGCTAGACCCAGGAAACTTAAAAGAACAGTTTGGTATTCAAGCTGATGAAAAAGTCATTATTCATGTGTCTAACTTCCGTAAAATTAAAAACCTCCCGCATATTGTGGACGCTTTTATGAAAATTCGCGTGAACATGAAGGCAAAGCTATTATTAGTAGGGGATGGGCCAGAGAAGCATCGTATTATGGATCAAGTGAAGGAAAGTCCATATGTCAAAGACGTCCTGTTTTTAGGAAAGCAAGAAAACTTAGCTGAATTGTATTCCATTAGTGACCTTAAACTATTACTTTCTCAGCAAGAGTCGTTTGGACTTGTGCTACTTGAAGCAATGGCTTGTGGTGTGCCATGTATCGGTTCAGCCGTAGGTGGAATTCCAGAAGTCATTGATCATGGTGTGGATGGATATTTAGTGGAATTAGGCGATACGGATGCAGTCGCAGAATACGCTGTGAATTTATTGACTGATGAAGAAAAATTACAAAGTTTCCGTGAAGCTGCTATGCGTGCTGTTAATGAAAAATTCCACTCATCCAAAATCGTAGAGCAGTATGAAAAATTGTACGAGAAGGTTGCGGAAAAAAATCATGCAAAACAATAA
- the qcrB gene encoding menaquinol-cytochrome c reductase cytochrome b subunit: protein MLNKIYDWVDERLDITPIWRDIADHEVPEHVNPAHHFSAFVYCFGGLTFFITVIQILSGMFLTMYYVPDIENAWKSVYYLQNEVAFGEIVRGMHHWGASLVIVMMFLHTLRVFFTGSYKKPRELNWMVGVGIFGVMIGLGFTGYLLPWDMKALFATKVGIEIAASVPFIGQMIKVLLAGDATIIGAQTLTRFFAIHVFFLPAVLFGLLAAHFIMIRRQGISGPL from the coding sequence GTGCTAAACAAAATTTATGATTGGGTCGATGAACGATTAGATATTACACCGATTTGGCGTGATATTGCCGACCACGAAGTGCCAGAGCACGTTAACCCTGCACACCATTTCTCAGCATTCGTTTACTGCTTTGGTGGATTAACATTCTTCATCACAGTAATTCAAATTCTTTCTGGTATGTTCTTAACAATGTATTATGTACCAGATATCGAAAATGCTTGGAAATCAGTTTACTATCTACAAAACGAAGTAGCATTCGGTGAAATCGTACGCGGTATGCACCATTGGGGAGCTTCATTAGTTATCGTAATGATGTTCTTACATACACTTCGTGTGTTCTTCACAGGTTCATATAAGAAACCTCGTGAGTTAAACTGGATGGTTGGTGTAGGTATTTTTGGTGTAATGATTGGTCTTGGTTTCACAGGCTATCTATTACCATGGGATATGAAAGCATTATTCGCTACTAAAGTAGGTATCGAAATTGCTGCATCTGTACCGTTTATCGGTCAAATGATTAAAGTATTGTTAGCGGGTGACGCAACGATTATCGGCGCACAAACGTTAACACGATTCTTTGCGATTCATGTATTCTTCTTACCTGCAGTATTGTTTGGGTTACTTGCAGCACACTTTATCATGATTCGTCGTCAAGGAATTTCAGGACCGTTGTGA
- a CDS encoding DUF2487 family protein, giving the protein MYFNANDVTSFMAQKEFIDTAIIPLVAIDLTTEKMKQSGAEVDFLLSLTAFIEQQFKGRLLVMPPFSYSTTLKNEEMPVHLEAQLHNAGFKHVFFITCDHFWTNIGDVVNIIWLPAIPLESMDKGVKNSILEDQLRQVIPVFSTKWAQI; this is encoded by the coding sequence ATGTATTTTAATGCAAACGATGTGACATCGTTTATGGCACAGAAGGAATTTATCGACACCGCGATTATTCCGCTCGTAGCCATCGATTTAACGACTGAAAAAATGAAACAGAGTGGTGCAGAAGTAGATTTTTTGTTATCACTCACTGCTTTTATCGAGCAGCAATTTAAAGGCCGCTTGCTTGTCATGCCACCATTTTCTTATAGTACTACGTTGAAAAACGAAGAAATGCCCGTGCATTTAGAGGCACAATTACATAATGCTGGTTTTAAGCATGTGTTCTTCATTACTTGTGACCATTTTTGGACAAATATTGGAGATGTAGTAAATATCATTTGGCTACCAGCCATTCCGCTAGAATCGATGGATAAAGGCGTGAAAAACTCCATTCTCGAAGATCAATTACGACAAGTAATTCCAGTATTTTCGACTAAATGGGCACAGATTTAA
- a CDS encoding menaquinol-cytochrome c reductase cytochrome b/c subunit — protein sequence MHRGKGMKFVGDSRIKANHRMPNVPKDYSEYPGKTEAFWPNFLLKEWMVGAVFLIGYLLLTVAHPSPLEGQADPTNTAYIPLPDWYFLFVYQLLKYTYASGPYNVIGAIVMPGIAFMALLLMPFLDTTPERRPSKRPLPTAFMLLTLASMFYLTWESVVNHDWEASKKQGEIKEEVEVVIDESLPGFAIWNGDTGEQAKSCIACHAADLKGGPAAPALAGNQLTAEEIEDIMHNGRGAMPAGQFAGTDEEAKQLAEFIASLKPAE from the coding sequence ATGCATCGCGGAAAAGGAATGAAATTTGTCGGCGATTCTCGTATTAAAGCGAATCACAGAATGCCGAACGTTCCAAAAGATTATTCCGAATACCCAGGTAAAACAGAAGCTTTCTGGCCAAACTTCTTGCTAAAAGAATGGATGGTTGGTGCTGTTTTCTTAATTGGTTATTTATTGTTAACTGTCGCTCACCCGTCTCCACTTGAGGGACAGGCTGACCCGACAAATACAGCTTATATTCCATTACCGGACTGGTACTTCTTATTCGTGTACCAATTATTAAAATACACTTATGCTTCTGGTCCATACAATGTAATCGGAGCAATTGTAATGCCGGGTATTGCGTTCATGGCGCTATTATTAATGCCGTTCTTAGATACGACACCAGAACGTCGTCCATCTAAACGTCCATTACCAACAGCGTTCATGTTATTAACACTAGCTTCAATGTTCTATTTAACTTGGGAATCAGTTGTGAACCATGACTGGGAAGCTTCTAAAAAACAAGGTGAAATTAAAGAAGAAGTTGAAGTTGTTATTGATGAATCACTGCCAGGTTTTGCAATCTGGAATGGTGATACTGGTGAACAGGCTAAATCTTGTATTGCTTGTCATGCTGCTGACTTAAAAGGAGGTCCAGCTGCGCCAGCGTTAGCTGGTAACCAATTAACTGCTGAAGAAATAGAAGATATCATGCATAATGGTCGTGGCGCAATGCCTGCTGGTCAATTTGCTGGTACTGATGAAGAAGCTAAACAATTAGCTGAATTTATCGCAAGCTTAAAGCCTGCAGAATAA
- a CDS encoding zinc metallopeptidase: protein MYIVYFAIIMILPLYAQMKVKGTYKKFAKERTMKGQTGAEVARAILDANGLYDVRVVPTQGVLSDHYNPATKTVALSESNFNEASIAGAAVAAHEVGHAIQHKEAYSMLTLRSKLVPVANISSNASWIFVMIGIFASSSGWLLLGIALLAAGVVFQLVTLPVEFDASKRALVQMNSLGIITNEEERPARKVLSAAALTYVAAAAVAVLELLRLILIYTGMRSDD from the coding sequence ATGTATATTGTTTATTTTGCGATTATCATGATACTGCCACTTTACGCACAGATGAAAGTAAAGGGCACGTATAAAAAATTCGCAAAGGAACGTACAATGAAGGGACAAACGGGTGCTGAGGTAGCGCGTGCGATTTTAGATGCGAACGGCTTATATGATGTGCGAGTTGTTCCAACGCAAGGTGTGTTATCGGATCACTATAATCCGGCAACTAAAACAGTTGCGTTATCAGAAAGTAACTTTAATGAAGCAAGTATTGCTGGTGCTGCAGTAGCTGCCCATGAGGTAGGGCATGCTATCCAACATAAAGAAGCATATTCAATGCTGACATTACGTAGTAAGCTTGTTCCAGTGGCGAATATTTCCTCAAATGCTTCTTGGATTTTCGTGATGATAGGTATTTTTGCAAGTAGCTCAGGTTGGTTACTTCTAGGTATTGCTTTATTAGCAGCTGGTGTAGTATTCCAATTAGTGACGTTACCAGTAGAGTTTGATGCATCTAAGCGTGCGCTTGTGCAAATGAATTCGCTAGGAATCATTACAAATGAAGAAGAGCGTCCAGCACGTAAAGTGTTAAGTGCCGCAGCATTAACATATGTTGCCGCAGCAGCAGTAGCTGTATTAGAATTATTACGTTTAATTTTAATCTATACAGGTATGCGAAGCGACGACTAA
- a CDS encoding ReoY family proteolytic degradation factor, with protein MTASVSVVDKKAFVRWFLKNYQLKRRECVWILNYLLSNDELLKRIRFVEEAHYCPRAMVMSTVDSTGVPFRFYKGNVMTADAEKSFHDLRLHEHEDMYIQLNFPNIPPSAQYLAVLEENPYMPETLIVSEKDRVLAEELLSNSLLVFQEEKLLAQIDEALDQGDEERFYELSNLLQVLKETANLR; from the coding sequence ATGACTGCTTCTGTATCAGTTGTCGATAAAAAAGCATTTGTTCGATGGTTTTTAAAAAATTATCAATTGAAACGTCGTGAGTGTGTATGGATTTTAAACTACTTATTAAGTAATGATGAGTTGTTAAAGCGAATACGATTTGTCGAAGAAGCGCACTATTGTCCTAGAGCAATGGTGATGTCTACAGTTGACTCAACTGGTGTGCCATTTCGTTTTTACAAAGGCAATGTGATGACAGCGGATGCTGAGAAATCTTTCCATGATTTACGCTTACATGAACATGAAGATATGTATATACAATTGAATTTCCCAAATATACCACCGAGTGCACAATACTTAGCAGTTCTTGAAGAAAACCCTTATATGCCAGAAACACTGATTGTCAGTGAAAAAGATCGTGTACTGGCCGAAGAGCTGCTTTCGAACAGCTTACTCGTATTCCAAGAAGAAAAATTACTCGCACAGATTGATGAAGCCCTGGACCAAGGAGATGAAGAACGTTTTTATGAATTGTCAAATTTGTTACAGGTTTTAAAAGAAACAGCTAATCTGCGCTAA
- a CDS encoding YitT family protein, whose amino-acid sequence MLKQIKIRNIIAIMLGAAIFSFGFVHFNMQNQLGEGGFSGITLVLYFTLGWDPAVLNLLLNIPMFILGWRLLGKKAFIYTIIGTISVSVFLKIFQKYQYTIHLEDDLFLVALFAGVFVGLGLGIVFRFGGTTGGVDILARLAHKYFGWSMGKTMFMFDAIVILLSWLTFLDARSMMYTLVAVFVGARVIDFVQDGAYAARGALIISEKSSAIADLIALRMERGVTILEGHGHFTKRPKEVLYCVVGRNEVVRLKSIIHEIDPHAFVSISEVRDVAGEGFTLDDQKQPIQ is encoded by the coding sequence ATGCTTAAACAGATTAAAATACGCAATATCATCGCAATAATGCTCGGAGCTGCAATTTTTAGCTTTGGCTTTGTACACTTTAATATGCAAAATCAGCTTGGTGAAGGCGGTTTTAGTGGGATTACCCTTGTGCTTTATTTTACCTTAGGTTGGGACCCCGCAGTACTAAATTTACTGTTGAATATTCCTATGTTTATTCTTGGCTGGCGTCTACTCGGAAAAAAAGCATTTATTTATACCATCATCGGTACAATTTCTGTATCTGTTTTCCTGAAAATTTTTCAAAAATACCAGTACACAATCCACTTAGAGGATGATTTATTCCTCGTTGCCCTTTTTGCTGGGGTCTTTGTTGGACTTGGGCTCGGTATCGTATTCCGCTTCGGCGGTACAACTGGCGGTGTAGATATTTTAGCACGCCTCGCTCATAAATATTTTGGTTGGAGTATGGGCAAAACTATGTTTATGTTCGATGCGATTGTGATTTTACTATCATGGCTAACATTTTTAGATGCACGCTCCATGATGTATACACTGGTAGCTGTATTTGTCGGTGCACGCGTCATCGATTTTGTTCAGGACGGGGCATATGCAGCACGCGGCGCATTAATTATTTCTGAAAAATCTAGTGCTATAGCAGATTTAATAGCACTTCGTATGGAACGTGGTGTTACAATTTTAGAAGGTCATGGTCACTTTACCAAGCGGCCAAAAGAAGTGCTATATTGTGTTGTCGGGCGCAATGAGGTTGTGCGCTTGAAATCTATTATTCACGAAATTGATCCACACGCTTTTGTATCTATTTCGGAAGTGCGAGATGTTGCTGGCGAAGGATTCACACTAGACGACCAAAAACAACCAATCCAATAA
- a CDS encoding QcrA and Rieske domain-containing protein codes for MSNNRVSRRQFLSYTLTGVGGFMAAGMLMPMVRFALDPVLQKHAGGDFVLTEQKIADITEEPIKVDFTFEQVDAWYKSDVTNAAWVYKSGDEIIALSPVCKHLGCTVNWGGDTAHPDQFFCPCHAGRYEKNGDNIAGTPPLGPLDEFEVQEKDGYLMIGPSRANTLV; via the coding sequence ATGAGTAACAATCGAGTTTCACGTCGTCAATTTTTAAGCTATACACTTACTGGTGTAGGCGGATTTATGGCGGCAGGTATGCTGATGCCGATGGTTCGTTTTGCGTTAGACCCAGTGTTACAAAAACACGCTGGTGGGGATTTCGTATTAACAGAACAAAAAATCGCTGACATCACTGAAGAGCCTATTAAAGTTGACTTCACATTTGAACAAGTTGACGCATGGTACAAATCTGATGTTACAAACGCTGCATGGGTTTATAAAAGCGGTGACGAAATAATTGCTTTATCACCAGTTTGTAAGCATTTAGGTTGTACAGTAAACTGGGGAGGCGATACAGCACACCCAGATCAATTCTTCTGTCCTTGTCACGCAGGGCGTTACGAGAAAAACGGAGATAACATTGCAGGTACACCACCTCTAGGTCCGTTGGATGAATTTGAAGTACAAGAAAAAGATGGTTATTTAATGATTGGTCCATCAAGAGCAAATACTCTAGTTTAA
- a CDS encoding nucleotide pyrophosphohydrolase produces the protein MTEQVTMQALQKRVDDYIGQFKEGYFPPFELLARLTEELGELSREVQDVYGQKKKKSTEEVNSIEEELGDFFFVLICFANAQGIKLDEALLRVIHKFETRDKGRWTRKDEE, from the coding sequence ATGACAGAGCAAGTTACAATGCAAGCTTTGCAAAAACGTGTGGATGATTATATTGGACAATTTAAAGAAGGCTACTTCCCGCCATTTGAATTACTCGCACGTTTAACCGAGGAGCTTGGTGAATTGTCACGTGAAGTACAGGACGTTTATGGACAAAAGAAGAAAAAGAGCACAGAAGAAGTAAATAGCATTGAAGAAGAATTAGGCGACTTTTTCTTTGTTTTAATATGCTTTGCCAATGCACAGGGCATTAAATTAGATGAAGCTCTACTACGTGTCATACATAAATTTGAAACGAGAGATAAGGGTCGCTGGACAAGAAAGGATGAAGAATAA
- a CDS encoding tetratricopeptide repeat protein: MTVNNAMTEIMQALEQGDLALIDQLLESFLTKELPEETYALAEVFMQYGYMKEADRVLEHLQFLFPEEAQLKIDRANVLMELGDEDAALDLLLEVEDTSPEYPQALLVLADYYQMQGLFEVAEKRINEALAILPDEPLLQFAKAELLFETGRFLEAARLYEELHELQEEFAGVSLVERLAEVYRAGAAYETALDYYLAALEDEVKPDILFGAAYSAFQSKKYEMAITQLEELKELDPDYFSAYLLLAESYAMSEDNKKAYAAIKEGLKRDEYDKSLFLFAGKMALKNGLPDEAENYLREAIALDPEYMEAVLALIAVLTQQERYEYVIELFETLQENDFEWSTLYPFAADAYANLELYDRAYEFYRLAYTDFKEDATFLEKYVYFLLEEGKRSEAKEVLEQLISVQPGEPEWQEKLESLELE; the protein is encoded by the coding sequence ATGACTGTGAACAATGCGATGACTGAAATTATGCAAGCACTTGAGCAAGGGGATTTAGCTTTAATAGATCAGCTGCTTGAATCGTTTTTAACGAAGGAGCTACCAGAAGAAACTTACGCACTTGCGGAAGTATTTATGCAATATGGCTACATGAAAGAAGCAGACCGTGTACTGGAGCATTTACAATTTTTATTTCCAGAAGAAGCACAGTTAAAAATTGACCGTGCAAATGTCTTAATGGAGCTTGGTGATGAGGACGCAGCATTAGATTTACTCTTAGAAGTAGAAGATACGTCCCCAGAATACCCACAGGCATTATTGGTATTAGCGGATTACTATCAAATGCAGGGGTTGTTTGAAGTGGCTGAAAAGCGTATTAATGAAGCGCTTGCCATTTTACCGGATGAGCCACTTTTACAATTTGCTAAAGCAGAGCTATTGTTTGAAACAGGACGTTTTCTAGAGGCCGCACGACTTTATGAGGAATTGCATGAGCTACAAGAGGAATTTGCGGGTGTAAGTCTGGTTGAGCGACTTGCTGAGGTATATCGTGCAGGAGCTGCCTATGAAACAGCTTTAGACTATTATTTAGCTGCACTTGAGGATGAAGTGAAGCCAGATATTTTATTTGGCGCAGCCTATTCAGCGTTCCAATCGAAAAAATATGAAATGGCCATTACGCAATTAGAGGAGTTAAAAGAATTAGATCCAGATTATTTCTCAGCCTATTTATTGCTTGCGGAAAGCTATGCCATGTCAGAGGACAATAAAAAAGCGTATGCAGCCATTAAAGAAGGCTTAAAGCGTGACGAGTACGATAAATCACTATTCTTATTCGCGGGTAAAATGGCATTGAAAAATGGTCTTCCAGATGAAGCCGAAAATTATTTGCGCGAGGCGATTGCATTAGATCCTGAATACATGGAAGCGGTGCTAGCGCTGATCGCTGTTTTGACACAGCAAGAACGGTATGAATATGTAATTGAATTATTTGAAACTTTACAAGAAAATGATTTTGAATGGTCAACATTATACCCATTTGCAGCAGACGCATATGCAAATTTAGAATTGTACGACCGTGCATACGAATTTTATCGTTTGGCATATACTGATTTTAAGGAAGACGCAACATTTTTAGAAAAATATGTTTATTTCTTATTAGAAGAAGGCAAGCGTTCAGAAGCGAAAGAGGTACTTGAACAATTAATAAGCGTTCAACCTGGTGAACCAGAGTGGCAAGAAAAGTTAGAAAGCTTAGAATTAGAGTAA